ACATGTTCGCCAGCAACATGGGTGTGAAAGTCATCCGTGCGGATTCCGAAGACCTGTTCCTGTCAAAGCTCAAGGGCGTTAACGACCCTGAGCAGAAGCGCAAGATCATCGGCAACACCTTTATTGATGTGTTTGATGCCGAGGCCGCCAAGATCCAAGACGTGAACTGGCTGGCCCAGGGCACCATCTACCCGGATGTGATCGAATCTGCCGCTTCCAAAACCGGTAAAGCCCATGTCATCAAATCCCACCATAATGTGGGTGGCCTGCCGGAAACCATGAAAATGAAACTGGTTGAGCCGCTGCGGGAGCTGTTCAAAGACGAAGTTCGCAAGATTGGACTTGAGCTCGGTTTGCCTTACGACATGGTTTACCGCCACCCGTTCCCGGGGCCGGGCCTGGGTGTCCGTATCCTTGGCGAAGTTAAGAAAGAGTACGCGGAAATTCTGCGCCGCGCCGATGCGATCTTCCTGGAAGAGCTGCACCGTGCGGATCTGTACCACAAGACCAGCCAGGCCTTCGCGGTGTTCCTGCCGGTGAAATCCGTGGGTGTGGTAGGCGATGCCCGCCGGTACGAATACGTGATTGCAATTCGGGCAGTGGAAACCATCGACTTTATGACTGCACGTTGGGCGCGCCTACCGTATGATCTGCTGGAAACCGTATCCAACCGGATTATTAACGAGATTTCTGGCGTTTCCCGTGTGACCTACGACATCTCTTCCAAGCCACCCGCGACGATTGAGTGGGAGTAAGTCGAGGCAGGGGATAAGGGATAGTGAACGACACTCCGGAAGATCGGCGCTGGATGGCCAGGGCACTGGAACTCGCCGCCCAGGCCGGGGCAGCCGGTGAAGTGCCGGTTGGCGCCATTGTTGTTCTGGATGGCAGGGAGATTGGGGCGGGCTTCAATGCCCCGATTTCCCACTGCGACCCGACCGCTCATGCGGAAATCAGAGCCCTGCGGGATGCTGCGGCTCGGGTGGGGAACTACCGGTTGGCGGGTGCTACGCTGTATGTAACCCTGGAGCCCTGCACCATGTGTGTGGGCGCTATTGTCCATGGTCGTATCAGCCGGTTAGTGTATGGTGCCGCTGAGCCCAAGGCGGGCGCCGTTGAATCGGCCCGAAGAACCCTTGAAGAGCCGCACCTGAACTGGCGGGTAGAGGTTTGTGGGGGCGTGATGGCCGAACCGTGTGGTCAGGTGATCTCCGAATTTTTCAGCCGGCGCCGTCGGGAAATCCGGCAGCGCCGCCAACAACACTCAGGGAAGGGAAGCACAGACTCATGAAAGTTCTTGTTACCGGCGGTGCCGGATATATCGGCAGCCACGTTGTGCGTCAGTTGGCAGCAGCGGGCCACGACATTGTGGTGTTCGATAACCTCTCTACCGGCTATCGCTGGGCGGTAACCGCCGGAGAGCTGGTGGAAGCCGACCTGGCGGATGAAGACGCGATAGAAGCCGTATTTTCCGCCCATAAATTCGAAGCGGTCCTGCACTTTGCGGCGAACATCGTGGTGCCGGAGTCTGTCGCCAATCCCCTCAAGTACTACAGCAATAACACCCGTAACACTCTGAATCTGCTGAAAGCGGTTGAGCGCCACCAGGTGCCG
The window above is part of the Marinobacter sp. THAF197a genome. Proteins encoded here:
- the tadA gene encoding tRNA adenosine(34) deaminase TadA, with amino-acid sequence MNDTPEDRRWMARALELAAQAGAAGEVPVGAIVVLDGREIGAGFNAPISHCDPTAHAEIRALRDAAARVGNYRLAGATLYVTLEPCTMCVGAIVHGRISRLVYGAAEPKAGAVESARRTLEEPHLNWRVEVCGGVMAEPCGQVISEFFSRRRREIRQRRQQHSGKGSTDS